The following are from one region of the Epinephelus fuscoguttatus linkage group LG11, E.fuscoguttatus.final_Chr_v1 genome:
- the LOC125897555 gene encoding uncharacterized protein LOC125897555: MSRTTEQIPQGSPCSQMQVEGQPLASDSSETEMSRTTEQIPQGSPCSQMQVEGQPLASDSSETEMSRTTEQIPQGSPCSQMQVEGQPLASDSSETEMSRTTEQIPQGSPCSQMQVEGQPLANDSSETEMSRTTEQIPQGFPCSQMQTSHPSSEPQCSLPEQDEYSAPRLRRTKSIQMNNQIHFESDELYSPSDDSGEEYIPETSTDHSDDTDTSEVMESSDHKLSTPRCLNLKNIDDIKDTCLEDLTPVLEQNLPDSASSLHVEDGLFDGSLNIPAVRKKENGSRMYNKKQYCLYCKLGVGKMARHLERAHHDKPEVAQALSFPKGSKERRLHLEHLRNRGNFAHNVDVLNVGVGSLVPRKQPKQNSEAQDYLHCIYCQGFFTKKILWRHMMICKFKPGGPQKPGKTRVQALCAFALPAPPGVKEEFWKLLNNMVQDEVYSAVKSDVCIMEFGEHLYNRLGYDVGKHEYIRQKLRELGRLLVCSRKTTPLKTIEDHIRPVNFMHVVQAVKRVAGHDSETDTYKCPSLALKIGHSLTKISQLVESRANIQNNYPVAKDARTFRRVYETRWNEQISAASLRTLQESKWNAPRLLPFTKDVQTLHSYLDVQQQRSHSKLSTETSPQTWTQLAKITLTQVILFNPESRGGVKNAPLCIFVSKCI, encoded by the exons GTTGAAGGACAACCTCTTGCCAGTGACTCCTCTGAGACTGAGATGTCCAGAACTACAGAACAGATTCCCCAGGGATCTCCATGCTCCCAGATGCAG GTTGAAGGACAACCTCTTGCCAGTGACTCCTCTGAGACTGAGATGTCCAGAACTACAGAACAGATTCCCCAGGGATCTCCATGCTCCCAGATGCAG GTTGAAGGACAACCTCTTGCCAGTGACTCCTCTGAGACTGAGATGTCCAGAACTACAGAACAGATTCCCCAGGGATCTCCATGCTCCCAGATGCAG GTTGAAGGACAACCTCTTGCCAATGACTCCTCTGAGACTGAGATGTCCAGAACTACAGAACAGATTCCCCAGGGATTTCCATGCTCCCAGATGCAG ACATCACATCCAAGTTCTGAGCCTCAATGTAGCCTCCCAGAACAGGATGAATATTCTGCCCCAAGGCTGAGGAGGACTAAAAGCATACAG ATGAACAACCAGATTCATTTCGAGTCAGATGAGCTTTACAGTCCCTCAGATGATAGTGGAGAGGAATATATCCCTGAAACTAGTACAGATCATTCTGATGATACAGACACAAGTGAGGTTATGGAGTCGTCTGACCACAAACTGAGTACTCCCAGGTGTCTAAACTTGAAGAATATCGATGACATCAAAGATACATGTTTAGAGGACCTAACACCGGTTTTGGAACAAAATCTTCCTGACTCTGCCTCTTCTCTCCATGTAGAAGATGGATTGTTTGATGGTTCACTCAACATACCTGCCGTTCGTAAAAAGGAGAATGGGTCAAGAAtgtacaacaaaaaacaatattgttTGTACTGTAAGTTAGGAGTTGGAAAAATGGCAAGGCATTTGGAGCGTGCTCATCATGATAAGCCAGAGGTTGCACAGGCTTTGTCCTTCCCAAAAGGATCCAAAGAAAGACGACTGCATCTGGAGCATCTGAGAAATAGGGGCAACTTTGCGCACAATGTTGACGTATTAAATGTTGGTGTTGGAAGTCTTGTTCCTCGAAAGCAACCAAAGCAGAACTCTGAAGCACAGGATTATCTGCATTGTATATATTGTCAAGGTTTTTTCACAAAGAAAATCCTCTGGCGGCACATGATGATCTGCAAGTTCAAGCCTGGTGGGCCACAAAAACCTGGAAAAACGCGTGTCCAGGCCCTCTGTGCATTTGCTTTGCCTGCACCACCTGGTGTCAAAGAAGAATTTTGGAAGCTGTTGAACAACATGGTTCAAGATGAAGTTTATTCTGCAGTCAAATCTGATGTGTGTATCATGGAGTTTGGTGAGCATCTGTATAACAGGCTTGGATATGATGTTGGCAAACATGAATACATTCGGCAGAAATTGAGAGAGCTGGGAAGGCTTCTGGTATGCTCAAGGAAAACTACTCCTTTGAAGACCATTGAAGACCACATCAGACCTGTAAATTTCATGCACGTTGTGCAAGCAGTGAAGCGTGTGGCAGGCCATGACAGTGAAACTGACACATACAAGTGTCCAAGTCTTGCCCTCAAAATTGGACATAGCTTGACAAAGATTTCACAGCTTGTTGAAAGCCGTGCAAATATACAGAACAACTACCCTGTGGCGAAAGATGCCCGTACATTCCGTAGAGTGTATGAAACCAGATGGAATGAACAGATATCAGCTGCATCACTGAGAACACTTCAGGAATCCAAGTGGAATGCCCCTCGGTTACTTCCATTCACAAAAGATGTCCAGACTCTCCATTCGTATTTAGATGTGCAACAACAACGTAGTCACAGTAAGTTGTCCACAGAGACATCCCCACAGACATGGACACAGTTGGCAAAGATCACTTTGACACAAGTCATTTTGTTCAACCCGGAGAGCAGGGGAGGTGTCAAAAATGCCCCTCTCTGCATATTTGTCTCAAAATGCATCTGA
- the LOC125897304 gene encoding uncharacterized protein LOC125897304, which yields MQESLDLLVSKRQKCGVPQDNIYLFARPSAFTCYRGSDCLRQFAKICGAKSPESLTSTKLRKQTGTLSQVLNLSNTELDQLADFLGHDIRVHRQFYRLPEGTLQLAKISKVLMALEQGRLSEFKGKTLDDISIDPEENVHLDSDTDVVCESDSQESQVSFNEGEENETTIPDVSHLDAAPKQDTMTPPQARCSRSPKKDRGRRPLKRRMWDKEEIRAVETHMMSFITSCRVPGKSDCDKCLELEKVALKNRDWLAIKFYIKNRITALKNKV from the exons ATGCAGGAATCATTGGATCTGCTTGTCAGCAAACGACAGAAATGTGGGGTTCCTCAGGACAACATATACTTATTTGCAAGACCATCCGCTTTTACCTGCTACCGTGGGTCTGATTGCCTTCGACAGTTTGCCAAGATCTGTGGTGCAAAAAGTCCTGAAAGTCTCACCTCTACCAAACTGCGCAAACAAACAGGAACTCTGTCTCAAGTTCTCAACCTCAGTAACACTGAGCTGGATCAGTTGGCTGATTTCCTTGGCCATGACATTAGAGTGCATCGGCAGTTCTACAGGCTTCCTGAGGGCACCCTCCAGCTTGCTAAAATTAGCAAAGTTCTCATGGCTCTGGAGCAGGGACGCCTGTCAGAGTTCAAGGGCAAGACCCTGGATGACATCAGCATTGATCCTGAAG AGAATGTGCACCTGGACAGCGATACTGACGTGGTGTGTGAGTCAGATTCACAAG AGAGTCAGGTCTCATTTAATGAGGGGGAAGAGAATGAAACAACAATTCCAGATGTGAGCCACCTGGATGCAGCACCAAAGCAGGACACCATGACACCTCCACAAGCCCGTTGCAGCCGAtcaccaaaaaaagacagag GTCGTCGACCTTTAAAGAGAAGGATGTGGGACAAAGAGGAGATCCGTGCTGTCGAGACGCACATGATGTCCTTCATCACTTCATGTCGTGTTCCTGGGAAAAGCGACTGTGATAAGTGCCTTGAACTCGAAAAAGTAGCTCTCAAAAACAGAGATTGGTTAGCCATAAAGTTCTACATTAAGAATCGAATCACAGCTCTCAAGAACAAAGTTTAA